From a region of the Calliphora vicina chromosome 4, idCalVici1.1, whole genome shotgun sequence genome:
- the LOC135956667 gene encoding serine protease SP24D-like has protein sequence MKLNIFVKYIIHLFWIFYAAADLFDGDDDSNFVPITQQPLVYFPQPRIVGGKNAKENQFPYQISLRYYNQHICGGSIISKNYVVTAAHCVTTVSGSTIKKTPVSIITIRAGSREVDSGGVTVGVSQVNVHPNYRNFNNDIAVVKLSKPLELNGSIQPIALATKSLKPGVKVVTTGWGRLRTGGDTPQILQFNTLISISNAECKRRIGNVATSTLCLSHTVGNGVCNGDSGGPAVYKNQLVGVTNFVVGGCGSNAPDGYASVAFYSSWIRSNTDLK, from the exons ATGAAGTTGAATATTTTCGTTAAATATATTATCCAtctattttggattttttatgcGGCTGCGGATCTATTTGACGGCGATGATGACTCCAACTTTGTTCCTATAACACAGCAACCGTTGGTGTATTTTCCACAGCCACGAATTGTTGGGGGAAAAAATGCCAAGGAAAATCAATTTCCGTATCAAATTTCACTACGATATTATAATCAGCATATTTGTGGAGGATCTATTATATCGAAAAATTATGTAGTAACTGCCGCGCATTGTGTTACCACAGTTTCTGGGAGTACAATTAAGAA gaCACCAGTTTCCATTATAACAATACGAGCGGGTAGTAGGGAAGTAGACTCTGGTGGTGTAACAGTTGGAGTATCTCAAGTTAATGTGCATCctaattatagaaattttaacaatGATATTGCAGTCGTGAAATTATCAAAACCTTTGGAATTAAATGGAAGCATACAACCTATTGCCTTGGCCACAAAAAGTCTAAAACCGGGTGTCAAAGTGGTGACAACTGGTTGGGGTCGCTTACGAACAGGAGGCGATACACCACAGATTCTTCAATTTAATACCTTAATTTCAATTAGTAATGCTGAATGTAAACGTCGTATTGGAAATGTGGCTACATCCACATTGTGTTTAAGTCATACTGTCGGCAATGGTGTTTGCAATGGTGACTCGGGTGGTCCAGCGGTATATAAAAACCAATTAGTAGGTGTTACAAATTTCGTTGTTGGTGGATGTGGCTCTAATGCTCCTGATGGTTACGCAAGTGTAGCTTTTTACTCGAGTTGGATTCGAAGCAAtactgatttaaaataa